A section of the Coregonus clupeaformis isolate EN_2021a unplaced genomic scaffold, ASM2061545v1 scaf3328, whole genome shotgun sequence genome encodes:
- the LOC121574196 gene encoding trace amine-associated receptor 6-like encodes MEEHKDAQNCFPELNSSCRKVLLSTSIYITLYIFFSLISAVTVFLNVLVIISISHFKQLHTPTNLLILSLAVADLLVGLIVIPVGTVAIMESCWFLGKYFCVFYVYISYLFLSLSLGNLVLISIDRYVAVCDPLLYHSKITITRMTCCISITWCCCIIYNAAFIKTSVNVQLPKRCFEECYIVEGFNWSSIIDLVITMVVPCSIIIIFYLKIFLVARSQARKVFSKEAATKSGVKTVQANKSQRKAAKTLGIVVFTYLSCWIPIFFLQFFTLQSSAYLSFLPFVNSFINPIIYAFFYPWFKVTTKHILTMKLRRS; translated from the coding sequence ATGGAGGAACACAAAGATGCTCAAAACTGTTTTCCTGAACTTAACTCTTCTTGCAGAAAGGTTTTGCTATCAACATCTATTTATATAACACTGTACATATTCTTCTCATTGATTTCAGCGGTTACAGTATTTTTGAACGTACTGGTGAtcatctccatctctcacttCAAGCAGCTCCACACTCCAACCAACCTGCTCATCCTCTCTCTGGCTGTGGCAGATCTCCTGGTGGGACTGATTGTGATACCAGTAGGGACCGTAGCAATAATGGAATCATGCTGGTTTCTGGGGAAATATTTCTGTGTGTTTTATGTCTACATCAGTTATTTATTTCTATCCTTATCTCTCGGCAATTTGGTCTTGATATCTATTGACCGTTATGTTGCTGTGTGTGATCCCTTATTGTACCActctaaaataacaataacaagaatGACATGTTGTATATCCATTACCTGGTGTTGTTGTATCATATACAATGCTGCTTTTATAAAAACCTCTGTAAATGTACAATTACCCAAAAGGTGTTTTGAAGAATGTTATATTGTTGAAGGATTTAACTGGAGTAGCATCATTGACCTTGTAATTACAATGGTTGTCCCGTGCtctattattataatattttatttgaaaatattTTTGGTCGCCAGATCACAGGCCCGAAAGGTATTTTCAAAAGAGGCTGCCACCAAGTCTGGTGTTAAAACTGTACAGGCAAATAAGAGTCAGAGAAAAGCAGCAAAAACTCTAGGTATTGTAGTTTTCACCTATCTCAGTTGTTGGATtccaattttttttctccaatttttTACTCTCCAATCATCAGCTTACTTAAGCTTTCTGCCATTTGTTAATTCCTTTATTAATCCAATAATTTATGCTTTCTTTTATCCATGGTTCAAAGTGACAACTAAACATATTTTAACAATGAAGTTAAGGCGTTCATAG